The Candidatus Stygibacter australis sequence CTGGCACCGGAAGTGAAGTCAATAATGGGAATGCTGGTACCTTGTACGGGGATCATGGATACACATGGATTTATGAGGGCAATGAAGATAGAGTTTGGGGCTAATGATGGATTTCTGCTCTTTGACAATGAAGTGTGTGAGATAAAGAGGGTGGAAGAGAAATACCTGGTCACCTTCACAAATGGAGAGCAGTTCCTGGCAGAGATCCTGATCAATGCTGCAGGACTGGAATGTGAAAAGATAGCGTCCCTGGCGGGAATAGATACAGAAGCTGCCGGCTTGAAACTGCACTGGTGCAAGGCGGAATATTTTAAAACCTCACAGAGATTTCAGCTTGATAAGCTGATCTATCCCATGCCGGATCCCACGGGTATGTACCTGGGAATCCATCTCACGCTTAATCTTGCCGGAGAAGTGCGGTTCGGTCCCAGTGCCTATTACGTGGATGAGCTTGATTATGCCATGGATGAAAGCCACA is a genomic window containing:
- a CDS encoding FAD-dependent oxidoreductase, encoding LAPEVKSIMGMLVPCTGIMDTHGFMRAMKIEFGANDGFLLFDNEVCEIKRVEEKYLVTFTNGEQFLAEILINAAGLECEKIASLAGIDTEAAGLKLHWCKAEYFKTSQRFQLDKLIYPMPDPTGMYLGIHLTLNLAGEVRFGPSAYYVDELDYAMDESHKQEFIDSVTQYLDIDIEKLHPDDTGIRPKLQAAGEGFRDFYIKEESAKGLPGFINLMGIESPGLTSCLAIARYAAEIIASLKH